In one Sebastes umbrosus isolate fSebUmb1 chromosome 13, fSebUmb1.pri, whole genome shotgun sequence genomic region, the following are encoded:
- the cryba2b gene encoding beta-crystallin A2b, which yields MNTQQMEQMGQFKITVWEEENFQGKRCEFMLECQNIMERGFNKIRSIKVENGPWVGYEYPEFQGQQFILEKGDYPRYEAWSGNSSYRTEHMLSFRPIKCANHSDSKVTMYECEDFQGRKFEMCDDYPSLQAMGWCSKEVPSIKVNSGAWVAYQFPGYRGYQYILERDRHQGEYRNYNEYSTQAHTNQVQSIRRIQH from the exons ATGAACACTCAACAGATGGAGCAGATGGGCCAGTTCAAGATCACAGTCTGGGAGGAGGAGAACTTCCAGGGCAAGCGCTGTGAGTTCATGCTGGAGTGCCAGAACATCATGGAGAGGGGCTTCAACAAGATCCGCTCCATCAAGGTTGAGAACGGACC TTGGGTTGGTTATGAGTACCCAGAGTTCCAGGGACAGCAGTTTATCCTGGAGAAGGGCGACTACCCTCGCTACGAGGCCTGGAGTGGAAACAGCAGCTACAGAACCGAGCACATGCTTTCCTTCAGACCCATCAAGTGCGCT aACCACAGTGACAGCAAGGTGACCATGTACGAGTGTGAGGACTTCCAGGGCCGTAAGTTTGAGATGTGCGATGACTACCCCTCCCTACAGGCCATGGGCTGGTGCAGCAAGGAGGTGCCCTCCATCAAAGTCAACTCGGGAGC ctggGTTGCCTACCAGTTCCCTGGTTACCGTGGCTACCAGTACAtcctggagagagacagacaccaAGGCGAGTACAGAAACTACAACGAGTACAGCACCCAGGCTCACACCAACCAGGTGCAGTCCATTCGTAGGATCCAGCACTAA
- the umps gene encoding uridine 5'-monophosphate synthase, whose amino-acid sequence MDQVSLDSLILKLHDVDAVKFGEYKMKSGIMTPIYIDLRVLVSHPVLMNQVSTLIYQRVLEEELQFDSVCGVPYTALPMATIICSRHELPMLIRRKEAKDYGTKRMVEGSFREGDTCLIIEDTVTSGSSILETAEVLYKGGLKVTDAVVLMDREQGGLNMLASQGIRLHPIISMSELLNVLLAAERIDANTAQSVRKFIQDNNTFSPKDGNGNGVPATKKPCVEQDVELSYADRAKLPNVHPLASKLLTTMEEKQSNLCVSADVTSSEELLQLADSLGPNICMLKTHVDILKDYTVAFSQKLQALAEKHNFLIFEDRKFADIGNTVKHQYEGGLYQISSWSHIVNAHVVPGPGVVKGLSAVGKPLGRGCLLIAQMSSQGSLATGEYTQAVLTMAEEHSDFVIGFICGSKITKRPEIIHMTPGVQMQAGGDGLGQQYATPEEVLCNKGSDVIIVGRGILEAPDRLKAAESYRKAGWEAYTKRLGQSGQ is encoded by the exons ATGGACCAGGTCTCCCTCGACAGTTTGATCCTGAAGCTCCACGATGTGGACGCGGTGAAGTTCGGAGAGTACAAGATGAAGAGCGGCATCATGACACCCATCTACATCGACCTGAGGGTGCTGGTCTCACACCCGGTGCTCATGAACCAG GTGTCAACTCTCATCTACCAGCGAGTGCTGGAAGAGGAGCTCCAGTTTGACTCAGTGTGTGGGGTTCCTTACACAGCCCTGCCTATGGCCACCATCATCTGCTCCAGACATGAACTGCCGATGCTCATCAGGCGGAAGGAGGCCAAGGACTATG GAACCAAGCGTATGGTGGAGGGCTCGTTTCGGGAGGGGGACACATGTCTGATCATTGAGGACACGGTGACCAGCGGCAGCAGCATCCTGGAGACGGCTGAGGTGCTCTACAAAGGGGGACTGAAG GTGACAGATGCCGTAGTACTAATGGACAGAGAGCAAGGTGGTTTAAATATGTTGGCTTCTCAGGGGATCCGCCTCCATCCCATCATCTCCATGTCCGAGCTGCTCAACGTGCTGCTGGCAGCCGAACGCATCGACGCCAATACAGCCCAGAGCGTCCGCAAGTTCATCCAGGACAACAACACTTTCAG CCCCAAGGACGGGAATGGCAACGGGGTTCCTGCCACCAAGAAGCCATGTGTGGAGCAGGACGTGGAGCTGAGCTATGCAGACAGAGCCAAACTTCCAA ACGTCCACCCTCTGGCGTCAAAGCTGCTGACGACCATGGAGGAGAAGCAGTCTAACCTCTGCGTGTCCGCCGATGTGACGAGCAGCGAGGAGCTCCTCCAGCTGGCCGACTCTCTCGGCCCCAACATCTGCATGCTGAAGACCCACGTAGACATCCTAAAG GACTACACAGTGGCCTTCAGCCAGAAACTGCAGGCTTTGGCTGAGAAACACAACTTCCTCATCTTTGAAGATCGCAAGTTTGCTGACATTGGGAACACAGTCAAGCATCAGTATGAAG GTGGTTTGTACCAGATCTCATCATGGTCCCACATAGTGAATGCCCATGTGGTGCCGGGGCCCGGGGTGGTGAAGGGCCTCAGTGCTGTAGGAAAGCCTCTGGGCCGAGGCTGTTTGCTCATAGCACAGATGAGCTCCCAGGGGTCACTGGCTACTGGTGAATACACACAGGCGGTG CTGACGATGGCAGAGGAGCACTCAGACTTTGTGATTGGGTTCATCTGTGGCTCTAAGATCACCAAGAGGCCGGAGATCATCCACATGACCCCCGGGGTGCAGATGCAGGCTGGAG GTGACGGGTTGGGTCAACAGTACGCCACCCCAGAGGAAGTCCTCTGCAACAAAGGCTCTGATGTCATCATCGTCGGTCGGGGTATCCTGGAGGCCCCCGATAGGCTGAAAGCTGCTGAGTCGTACAGAAAGGCAGGCTGGGAGGCTTACACAAAGAGACTGGGCCAGAGCGGCCAATAG